Genomic segment of Hymenobacter volaticus:
GCGGGACTACGCCGACCAGTTGCACGTCACGCCTAAGCACCTTACCAAAACTGTGCGGATGGTCACCGGCAAAACCCCCACCCGGTGGATAGAGGAAACCCTCGTGCTGGAGGCCAAGGTGCTGCTCAGCCAGAGTAGTTGGCCCGTAAGCGAAGTGGCCGCCGCGGTGGGCCTGGCCGACGCTTCTTATTTCAGCCGGCTTTTCAAGAAACACACCGGGATGTCGCCGCTGGCCTACCGCCAGCGGGTAGGAAAGTCCTAATTCTAGCGGCTTTTGTCCTAGCGGGTTACTGCAACAAGGCCGGATCTTTGCCCCTGTCTACTAGGCAACCCGGCCGGTAGCATAACTCAGGCAGCACGACCCAACGGGCCTTGTCTCCTACATCCGCGCCTAGCTAGCGCCGCCGAAAATCATGGATAAGCCCTTTGTAATAGAGCAGACGTACCAGGCCTCCTTGGCCGACGTGTGGGCCGCTTTAACGGATGCGCGCCGCCTGCGCGCGTGGTATTTCCCGCAAGTGCAGCGCATGGAGCCCGCAGTGGGGGTCGTGTTCGAATTTGCCGATGACGGCTCGGCGTACCAGAAGCAGTGGCGGGTGACGCAAGTAGTCGCGGGCCAGAAGCTGGCCCACAGCTGGTGCTATACGGGGTACCCCGGTAGCTCGGAGGTCACCTTTGAGTTGGAGCCCGAAGGAACGGCCACCCGGCTCACGCTCACGCACACGGGCCTGGCCAGCTTTCCCCCCGATCCTCACTTTGCCCGCCGCCGGTTCGAGACCGGCTGGCAGCACATTTTGGGCAGCCAGTTGAAGTGCTTTCTGGAAAAACCCATCGATGACCCGGCTGTCCAGACATAAGCAGCGAGTGAACAATGATTCACCCCGCTGCCAGGCATTGCTACCGAGCCAGGTCCTAGTCAGCCAGCTTGCTTTAACTCAAGGGCGAGTTCCTGCCTGATGACGGGCCGTAAGTGGTTTTGGTGCGTATCGCCCCATTCACTTAGGGACACAAGCAAGGGTATCAGCGACTCGCCCAGTTCCGTGAGGTCATATTCGACGTGCCGAAGTCGCTGCGTTAAATCCTGTTTCCGCAGCAGTTCATGGGCGACCAACTGCCTGAGTTGCAGGTTCAGTACGCGGCGGGTGGCATCGGGCAGCTGTCGGTGCAACTGGCTCGGTCGGCGTAGGTCTTGCTTAACGAAATAGAGCAGGCTCATCTTTCATTTGCCACCCAGCACCTCCCGCAGCAGGTCGAGGCCGCAGTTCCTAGCAGACCCCACAATGCCCTATCACCAAAAGGTCAAGGCGTTGTGGGGTCTGCTCTTCGTTAGGGCGCTAAGCAAGCCTTCCTTATAAAACCGTAACTGTTTCTTGCGCTAAAAAGGCCGTGCTCCGGCGCTAAGTTTATTTCTTGCGCCGCTCCTTGCCCCTGCACTACTCGTGTAGTCAATTTTTCCTGGACAAGCATAGCCGCCCGCTACCCCAACCGAATATTACCTCCTATATTACCACTGCCTCAAACCGTAAACGCAATTTACCGGGGCGGCATCCAGCCTCTTCCCGCCTGTGATAAGCCGGCTATTTTACTGCCTTCTTTCCCCTTTACTTACTGCTAATGCGAAAAGTCACCCTTTCGATTTTGGCGCTGCTGGCTCTAACCAGTTGTAGCTCGGGTAAGCTGTCACGAGATAAGGCGGAATGGATGCCGCTCTTCAACGGCCAGGATCTGACGGATTGGGTGGTAAAAATCCAGCATCACAACGTGGGCGAGAACTTTGGTCATACGTTCCGAGCCGAGGACGGAATGATCAAGGTGCGCTATGATGAGTACGGAGATTTCAACGACCAATTTGGTCACTTGTATTACAAAGTCCCCTTTTCCACTTATCATCTCAAATTGGAGTACCGCTTTGTGGGAGCGTTGCAGCAGGGAGCCCCTAGTTACACGCTTCGCAACAGTGGCGTCATGTTCCATTCGCAGGATCCGCGCACGATGCCGAAAGAACAGGATTGGCCCATTTCGGTGGAATTTCAATTTTTAGGCGGGCTGGGGGATGGCAAGCCGCGGCCCACTGGCAATATGTGTTCGCCGGGTACCCACGTCGTCTACCAGGGCCACCTCGAGGAGCAGCACTGCCTCGACTCAAGCTCGAAAACCTATGATGGAGATCAGTGGGTTAAAGCCGAGCTGATGGTGTTAAGCGATTCGCGCGTCATCCATATCATCAATGGCGATACCGTGCTGCGCTATGCCAAGCCGCAGATTGGGGCGGAGTCGTCAATCGCTTCGATCCGGCGATAAAACAGGATGGCAAGCTGTTAACGAGCGGTTTTATTGCCCTGCAAAGCGAAGGACAGCCGGTTGATTTTCGCCATATCGAACTCAAGGATCTATCCAAACAGCAGTAGCCTTTCACGTAACCAGCTATTAAGGGCGAGGTACCAGTAGTGTCCTGCTTTCGTTGCGTCGTGGGTCAGCCCCTAAATGCCTTCTAGTTCTTGCCTTGGCCAGCCGGCTTATGAAGCCTTTTCTCGTAAACTCGAGAGCCCAGTCGTTCTGTTCGCAGCTCCGTTCAATTATCGCTCCAAACGCACCTTACGGCAACCCCTTCAGCATTTTATAAAAAGCCTCGGCATAGGTGTCGCTGATGGGGATAAGTTGATCGGCAATCTGAATTCGGTTTTTCTCGATGTGGTCGATTTTGTTGATGGCAACCAGAAAGGACCGGTGCACACGAACAAAATCCTGGGTGGGCAGCAGCTCTTCCAGTTTGGTAAAGCTGATGAGCGTCATAATCTTTTCTTCCCGGGTATGAATCCGTAAATAATCTTTCATTCCCTCCACGAAGAGAATGTCGCGGGTAGCTACTTTCTGAATGCGGTGGCCCACCTTAAGAAAAATATACTCCGGCTCCGATTTGGTTTCCGCTTTTTCTATCTTCTTTTCCAGGGTTTGCCGGGGGCTTTGTTCCCGGTAGAGGCGCAAAACGGCTTTGTAGAACCGTTCGAACGTGAAGGGCTTCAGCAGGTAGTCCTTCACCTCTAGGTCGTACGCCCGCAGCGCATACTGGTCGTAAGCGGTGGTGAGGATAATCAGGGGTTTAGGGTTTAGCATCGGGATAAAACTGAGCCCGTCCAGATCCGGCAGGTTGATGTCGAGAAACAGCAGATCGGGTTTGTCTTCCGCTAAATAACCAGCAGCCTCCAGGGGACTCACAAAGGACCCTTTCAACTCCAGAAACGCTACTTTCCGAATGTATTCTTCCAGCATTTCCTGAGCCAGGGGCTCGTCCTCAATAATGCAGCAAGTGAGCTTGTCTTTCATGTGCCTGTATGTGAAGACCGTGGATGGAAAGCAGGACCTTAAAGGTGTCGCCGGTGGTCTGAATGGCCAACGTATGCTGGTCGGGGTATAACAAGGACAGCCTTTTCCGGACATTCGGCAAGCCTATGCCGCCAGGCTCCTCCAGCGGGGTAGCCGCGTTTTTTCTTATGGGATTCTGCACGCTGAAGGTCAGGGCATCTTCTTTAACTTCTACTTTGACCTTCACGTCGCCTGGTTCTAAGCGGGCGGGCTGTGTTTGTAGGCGTTTTCGAGCAGGTGAATAAACAGCAACGGGGCAATGTGGCAGGCGGCTGGCTGCCCCACTATCTGGAGGTCTACTACCGGACTGTTTTTGTAGCGGAGCTGCTGCAAACTCACATAGTCCCGCAAATAGTTTATTTCTCTGGCCAGCGGGACGGTAGCCGCATTCGACTCATAGATCATGTAGCGCATCAACGAGGCCAAATGCATGACCGCCTCCGGGCCGCGGGGCTTGCTTATACACCAGCGTGTGGATGTTGTTGAGGGTATTGAACAGGAAGTGCGGGTTGATCTGCGACTTCAGGTAATACAGTTCGGCCTCCACCGCCTGCTTTTCCAGCTGCTCTTTCCGGATGGTATTAAGGACTAGATTCTCGGTGACCCGGGCCAGCCAGCTCAGGAAGAGAAAGATAACCACCGTGAACAGGTGCATGAAGTAATACCCAGCATCAAACGGTTTCTGGTGGAAAAGCAAAAAAGGCAAGGGCCCGGTAACCACGATTCCTGCCAAGCTAAGCCAATAGCCTTTTCTGTTTCTCTTGCCCGCCCAGCGAGTAAGCAGATAGAAATGGGCGTAAAACACGTATAAACAGGTCGCTATAAACCCTGCGGTGGTGCTCCGCCAGTGGACCTCGTGGTCACTCTCTAGTTGCAGGCCAATTAACCAGGTAAATAAAACCCAGACGAATAGGTGAGTTAGCCGGAAGATTTTTCGGACGCGTTCCATAGCACAAAGGTGGCTTTTCCTGCCCTGCCCGAGCCACCGTCTCGACCAGATACCAACCTCAATCTACGAGATAGGAAAAGGAGCCGGCCAGGGCGTTGGCGGACGCAATGCCCGGTTTGGCAGATTGCTTTACCGCATCAGCATATCGGTTTTCGCATTCCGATTCGGCAACTATTGCTTCGTTTTGCAACAGAGTAAGCAAGCACTAAACCAAGTGCTGCGCTTCTCTGAATTCAATCAATTCATTGAAGTAAATCCGATAGAAATGGGAAAGCACCCGTTGGGCCTCTCCATCCGCAATGTCTCTAAACGGTACGCGAATGGCGTGCAGGCCTTGCATGATGTGTCGCTAGACATTCCGCCGGGCATGTATG
This window contains:
- a CDS encoding SRPBCC family protein; translation: MDKPFVIEQTYQASLADVWAALTDARRLRAWYFPQVQRMEPAVGVVFEFADDGSAYQKQWRVTQVVAGQKLAHSWCYTGYPGSSEVTFELEPEGTATRLTLTHTGLASFPPDPHFARRRFETGWQHILGSQLKCFLEKPIDDPAVQT
- a CDS encoding winged helix-turn-helix transcriptional regulator; its protein translation is MSLLYFVKQDLRRPSQLHRQLPDATRRVLNLQLRQLVAHELLRKQDLTQRLRHVEYDLTELGESLIPLLVSLSEWGDTHQNHLRPVIRQELALELKQAG
- a CDS encoding LytR/AlgR family response regulator transcription factor, translating into MKDKLTCCIIEDEPLAQEMLEEYIRKVAFLELKGSFVSPLEAAGYLAEDKPDLLFLDINLPDLDGLSFIPMLNPKPLIILTTAYDQYALRAYDLEVKDYLLKPFTFERFYKAVLRLYREQSPRQTLEKKIEKAETKSEPEYIFLKVGHRIQKVATRDILFVEGMKDYLRIHTREEKIMTLISFTKLEELLPTQDFVRVHRSFLVAINKIDHIEKNRIQIADQLIPISDTYAEAFYKMLKGLP